One Bacteroidota bacterium DNA segment encodes these proteins:
- a CDS encoding DUF4145 domain-containing protein — MPIDILEKALTITADIVKVAPKHWLPPSEGSPAQSEMVIYKPLYNGTRGYIEKIANQINGCYEKGWFDACAVMIRRLLETLIIEVFESKNIENKIQKGGDFIYLRDLINVILSETSFNLGRNTKKALPKLKDIGDKSAHSRRFIAIRQDIDDIKSDLRVVIQELLILSGIKI, encoded by the coding sequence ATGCCAATAGATATTTTAGAAAAAGCATTAACAATAACTGCTGACATCGTTAAAGTTGCCCCTAAACACTGGTTACCTCCTTCGGAAGGAAGTCCTGCTCAAAGTGAGATGGTCATATATAAGCCTTTATATAACGGAACAAGAGGATATATTGAAAAAATTGCTAACCAAATTAATGGCTGCTATGAAAAAGGTTGGTTCGATGCCTGTGCGGTTATGATTCGAAGATTGCTTGAGACATTGATTATTGAAGTATTTGAATCGAAGAATATTGAAAATAAAATTCAAAAAGGTGGAGATTTTATTTATTTACGTGATCTGATTAATGTCATATTATCAGAAACATCTTTTAACCTTGGAAGAAATACCAAAAAGGCATTACCAAAACTTAAAGATATTGGGGATAAATCTGCACATAGTAGACGGTTTATTGCAATTCGTCAAGATATTGATGATATTAAATCAGATTTAAGAGTAGTTATTCAAGAATTATTAATATTATCCGGAATTAAAATATAA
- a CDS encoding DUF3800 domain-containing protein, with translation MYFCYIDEAGTPDMSDASTHFVLTGFTIPVWKWKTCEIDINRIKKKYSLENTEIHTSWILRNYHEQELIKDFEKLPNFQRKSEVEKYRNIYLHKLQSNPKYNKAYKQTKKNYIHTRDYIHLTLKERKEYITELVTCIGKWGFARLFAECIDKLYWNPSVAKQSIDEQAFDQIVSRFEHFLQILDASQKTELSSPKRDILNYGLIIHDNNETIAKKHTQLMKEFHKKGTLWTKIKNIIETPLFVNSQLTSMVQIADLCCYLLRRYVEKGEEELFKEIYKRADRKDDAVVGIRHYSVPTCKCIICKHHSKIEE, from the coding sequence ATGTATTTCTGTTACATTGATGAGGCGGGGACTCCTGATATGAGTGACGCCTCAACTCATTTTGTATTAACCGGATTTACTATTCCTGTTTGGAAATGGAAAACGTGTGAAATCGATATTAACAGAATTAAAAAGAAGTATAGCTTAGAAAACACGGAGATACATACTTCATGGATATTAAGAAATTATCATGAGCAAGAATTAATAAAGGATTTTGAGAAACTTCCCAATTTTCAAAGGAAAAGCGAAGTTGAAAAATATAGAAATATCTATTTGCATAAATTACAATCAAATCCTAAATATAATAAAGCTTATAAACAAACAAAAAAGAATTATATACACACTCGTGATTATATTCATTTGACTTTAAAAGAAAGGAAGGAATACATAACAGAACTTGTGACATGTATTGGTAAATGGGGATTCGCAAGATTGTTTGCTGAATGTATTGACAAATTATACTGGAACCCTTCAGTCGCCAAACAATCAATTGATGAACAAGCGTTTGATCAGATTGTTTCCAGATTTGAACATTTTTTACAAATATTGGATGCCAGTCAAAAAACAGAACTCAGTTCTCCAAAGAGAGACATCTTAAATTATGGATTAATTATTCATGATAATAACGAAACAATAGCCAAAAAGCATACGCAATTAATGAAAGAATTTCATAAAAAGGGAACTTTATGGACAAAAATTAAAAACATAATTGAGACACCATTGTTTGTAAATTCTCAATTGACAAGCATGGTTCAAATAGCTGATCTATGTTGTTATTTACTTAGACGATATGTTGAAAAGGGTGAGGAAGAATTATTCAAAGAAATATATAAAAGGGCTGACAGGAAAGATGATGCTGTGGTTGGTATTAGGCATTATTCTGTACCCACATGTAAATGTATTATCTGTAAACATCATTCAAAAATCGAAGAATAA
- a CDS encoding chitobiase/beta-hexosaminidase C-terminal domain-containing protein, producing MIKHLLFLLLTLFISSCLVAGYEDFKALTRYNYYTTEKAGQVLVLVPEDLLNKEIKIDLAYKYRYLVRGVPVEKGKTRGLINFPLDAFPVGTDTIVCSFYVDNMWVNSAYVIVIKLPPHPNEVKIDHYSGGLIVDDLPFFPFGFYCGSPVYPTFPEEEYVKGFNMMSPYQKIDRKTLKERKAYMDRCAEIGMKVHYNVLSVCGGGGESEGRKSYKSQQEKQKLLRKEIELFRDHPALLAWYISDEPDGQGVQADSLRAAYNLIKELDPYHPVSIVFVTPSSAKAYKNVMDIVMADPYPIPNGPVTEADQAAKTLFKDFYPEKPVWIVPQAFGGNEWWTREPTPQEVRTMTYLAILNNVSGIQYFIRTGLNAFPKSTIMWSECSTVALETAELTPFLLSFEDQPEVSSSSGDIRTKAWEKDGSTLIIAVNTKNQPGQFTIRIADSVYSGKADVLFENRKIAVKEGRIEDIIDGLGTRLYILSILDEPDKMPVNPHNLIVDPGFENSPVPGIPSACYAKPGKDRGATYFTDSRVSLQGSHSIRLTTPVKEKGVSLSFYPMLLKNKRSYSLSIWAKAKQSQDYAIWKGTNFIYRLFHRKQAPDKQLQFTLSLGNKSGNFTLNYDWEKYILNSWDIQPGKGNIHLCPGLELISKGTAWFDLMELVPDIEMTVEPGLDTEGIRINLSTIHQGASIRYTLDATNPGLNSPLYSEPIRISNSALLKAAVFSENQKIGFAEQHFLVNKATGKKVNYISSCSKLYDGNGDITLVDGVLASDNYKDGLWQGFLQDADLIIDLGDEKQISKISSGYLQDINVWIWLPTSVEYSISLDGLTYSIVKNLPDTISERKGGSFRQEFTSSFEPVNAKYISIKAKSIGVCPDWHKGRGGKAWVFIDELTVE from the coding sequence ATGATCAAACATTTACTGTTCCTGTTACTGACTTTATTTATTTCGAGCTGCCTTGTCGCCGGTTATGAAGATTTCAAAGCCCTGACCAGGTATAATTATTATACAACCGAAAAAGCCGGACAGGTTCTTGTCTTGGTCCCCGAGGATTTGCTCAATAAAGAGATAAAGATCGACCTGGCATATAAATACCGTTATTTGGTCAGAGGTGTTCCGGTGGAAAAGGGAAAGACCAGAGGATTAATAAATTTTCCACTCGATGCCTTCCCGGTTGGTACCGATACGATAGTTTGCTCATTTTATGTGGATAATATGTGGGTGAATTCAGCTTATGTTATTGTAATTAAGCTGCCTCCACATCCTAATGAAGTAAAGATTGATCATTACAGCGGAGGTTTGATTGTTGATGACCTCCCTTTTTTCCCTTTTGGATTTTATTGTGGATCACCTGTTTATCCTACATTTCCGGAAGAAGAATATGTGAAGGGATTCAACATGATGTCACCCTATCAGAAAATTGACAGGAAAACCCTTAAAGAGCGTAAGGCATACATGGATCGCTGTGCTGAAATTGGAATGAAAGTGCATTATAATGTTCTGAGTGTATGTGGCGGCGGGGGAGAGAGTGAAGGCAGGAAATCCTATAAATCACAGCAGGAAAAACAAAAGTTATTAAGGAAAGAAATAGAATTGTTCCGCGACCATCCGGCTTTACTGGCATGGTATATCAGCGATGAACCTGACGGACAGGGTGTTCAGGCCGACTCACTTCGTGCAGCATATAATCTGATAAAAGAATTAGATCCCTATCATCCTGTTAGTATAGTATTCGTCACACCTTCTTCAGCCAAAGCTTATAAAAATGTGATGGATATTGTGATGGCTGACCCATATCCCATTCCAAATGGTCCTGTGACAGAAGCTGACCAGGCGGCTAAGACACTTTTCAAGGATTTTTATCCTGAAAAACCCGTCTGGATCGTTCCACAGGCTTTCGGAGGCAACGAATGGTGGACACGTGAACCGACACCTCAGGAAGTGCGTACAATGACGTACCTGGCGATCCTCAATAATGTTTCAGGGATTCAATATTTCATAAGGACAGGGCTTAATGCATTTCCAAAATCCACAATTATGTGGAGTGAATGCAGCACAGTTGCTCTTGAGACGGCTGAACTCACACCTTTCTTATTATCCTTTGAGGATCAACCTGAGGTTTCTTCATCGTCAGGGGATATAAGGACCAAAGCATGGGAAAAGGATGGTTCGACACTCATCATTGCCGTAAATACAAAAAACCAACCCGGACAATTTACAATTCGTATTGCTGACAGTGTTTACTCCGGTAAGGCCGATGTTCTTTTTGAGAATAGAAAGATTGCCGTGAAAGAAGGCAGGATTGAGGATATAATTGATGGCCTTGGGACCAGGCTATATATATTAAGTATCCTTGACGAGCCCGATAAAATGCCTGTCAATCCACACAATTTGATTGTCGATCCAGGGTTTGAGAACAGTCCTGTACCCGGTATCCCATCAGCATGTTATGCAAAACCCGGGAAAGACAGAGGGGCAACCTATTTCACCGATTCCCGTGTTTCATTACAAGGCAGCCATTCAATCCGGCTTACCACACCAGTAAAAGAAAAAGGTGTCAGCCTCTCTTTTTATCCCATGCTTTTAAAAAATAAACGTTCCTATTCCTTATCAATATGGGCAAAAGCAAAACAAAGCCAGGATTATGCGATTTGGAAAGGGACAAATTTTATTTACAGGTTGTTTCACAGGAAACAGGCACCTGATAAGCAATTGCAATTTACTTTATCCCTGGGAAATAAATCGGGAAACTTCACTTTGAACTATGATTGGGAAAAGTATATTTTGAATTCCTGGGATATTCAGCCCGGGAAAGGAAACATCCATCTGTGTCCGGGGTTGGAATTGATCAGTAAGGGAACAGCATGGTTTGACCTGATGGAACTCGTTCCGGACATTGAAATGACAGTGGAACCAGGCTTGGACACAGAGGGTATCAGGATCAACTTAAGCACGATCCATCAGGGTGCATCCATCAGGTATACATTGGACGCAACAAATCCCGGTTTAAATTCTCCTTTATATTCAGAGCCAATACGCATAAGTAATTCTGCATTGCTTAAGGCTGCTGTTTTCTCAGAAAATCAGAAAATAGGATTTGCAGAACAGCATTTCCTGGTCAATAAGGCAACGGGAAAGAAAGTAAACTATATCAGCTCCTGTTCAAAACTTTATGATGGCAATGGCGATATAACACTTGTAGATGGCGTACTTGCCTCAGATAATTACAAAGATGGTCTATGGCAGGGATTCCTCCAGGATGCCGACCTGATCATTGATCTTGGTGATGAAAAACAAATCAGTAAGATTTCTTCCGGTTACCTGCAGGATATTAATGTATGGATATGGCTCCCGACTTCAGTTGAATATTCTATTTCGTTGGATGGTTTGACTTACAGCATCGTAAAAAACTTACCCGATACTATTTCCGAAAGAAAGGGCGGCAGCTTCAGGCAGGAATTTACTTCTTCTTTTGAACCTGTAAATGCAAAATATATAAGTATAAAAGCAAAAAGCATCGGTGTTTGTCCCGACTGGCATAAGGGCAGGGGCGGTAAAGCGTGGGTATTTATAGATGAATTAACCGTGGAATAG
- a CDS encoding Na+:solute symporter, whose translation MILNLADWSIIVAYFILSLIIGIIASKKSGKSYTEFFLSGRNMPWWLLGVSMVATTFSCDTPNLVTDIVRQNGVAGNWAWWAFLLTGMLTVFIYAKLWRRSKVLTDLEFYEIRYSGKMAAFVRGFRALYLGFFFNILIMALVSLALIKIGAVMMGWPPALTMIIALVITALYSTLGGLRGVLFTDFFQFLLAMAGAIGAALIVVRLPQVNGIHGLITNVAVMPKLNLLPDFSNRDALITLLILPLAVQWWSVWYPGSEPGGGGYIAQRMLSARSEKGAIKATLIFNAMHYALRPWPWIIVALASLIVFPDIASLQSAFPNADPHFVKNDFAYPAMLSLLPNGFIGIVVASLLAAYMSTISTHLNWGSSYIVNDFYKRFINPAAGEKRLVLVGRLSIVFLMIMTVIFALLLSNALQAFNIVLQIGAGTGLIFILRWFWWRVNAYSEITAMIVSFVIALYFQFIHPLTGLPILSTAMQLVVGVGVTSFSWILVALTTKPADTKTLRKFYRLIQPGGPGWKKVVKQARADNDPVDTSDKGGWDVPIGILCMVLGSVFIYSMLFSIGNWIYEEYMLAIILTAIVIISGFFLFRVWRKLKMD comes from the coding sequence ATGATTCTAAACCTTGCGGATTGGTCAATAATTGTTGCCTATTTCATACTCTCGTTGATTATTGGTATTATAGCTTCAAAGAAATCGGGGAAAAGCTATACCGAATTTTTTCTGTCAGGACGCAACATGCCCTGGTGGTTACTGGGTGTGTCGATGGTAGCAACAACATTCTCCTGTGATACACCGAACCTGGTCACTGACATTGTCCGTCAAAATGGTGTTGCCGGTAACTGGGCATGGTGGGCTTTCCTATTAACCGGAATGCTGACGGTGTTTATTTATGCCAAGCTATGGCGACGTTCAAAGGTGCTTACTGACCTGGAGTTTTATGAGATACGTTACAGCGGTAAAATGGCTGCTTTTGTCCGTGGATTCAGGGCATTATACCTGGGTTTTTTCTTTAATATCCTTATCATGGCCCTTGTGTCGCTGGCCCTTATTAAGATTGGGGCAGTGATGATGGGCTGGCCTCCAGCCTTGACAATGATCATCGCATTGGTCATAACTGCCCTTTACAGCACTCTTGGTGGATTGCGAGGAGTTTTATTCACGGATTTCTTCCAGTTTCTTCTTGCTATGGCAGGCGCTATTGGTGCTGCTTTAATTGTAGTAAGGTTACCTCAGGTCAATGGCATCCATGGATTGATCACAAATGTCGCTGTCATGCCGAAACTTAACCTGTTACCTGATTTTTCGAATAGAGATGCGCTTATTACACTTTTAATACTCCCTCTGGCTGTTCAATGGTGGAGTGTATGGTATCCTGGTTCCGAGCCGGGTGGCGGAGGCTATATAGCCCAGCGTATGTTATCGGCCCGGTCGGAAAAAGGCGCTATAAAGGCTACATTAATTTTTAATGCAATGCATTACGCTCTTCGACCCTGGCCATGGATCATTGTAGCTCTGGCTTCACTCATCGTATTCCCTGACATCGCATCGCTTCAGTCTGCTTTTCCTAATGCTGATCCTCATTTTGTTAAAAATGACTTTGCCTATCCGGCAATGCTAAGTCTTTTACCGAACGGATTTATCGGCATCGTTGTTGCATCTTTACTGGCAGCCTACATGTCTACTATTTCGACACATCTGAACTGGGGATCGTCATACATAGTCAACGATTTTTATAAGCGATTTATCAACCCTGCTGCTGGTGAAAAACGTCTGGTTCTGGTTGGACGGCTATCTATTGTATTTCTCATGATCATGACTGTAATCTTCGCCCTGTTACTAAGCAATGCACTGCAGGCATTTAACATCGTTCTTCAGATCGGAGCAGGAACAGGACTTATCTTTATCCTTCGCTGGTTCTGGTGGCGTGTGAATGCATATAGCGAGATCACGGCCATGATCGTTTCCTTCGTAATCGCATTATATTTTCAGTTTATCCATCCCTTAACCGGATTACCAATACTCAGCACTGCAATGCAACTGGTTGTGGGCGTCGGTGTCACATCCTTTTCCTGGATATTGGTCGCTCTGACGACTAAACCAGCAGATACTAAAACACTTAGAAAGTTTTACCGACTTATCCAGCCAGGAGGACCAGGATGGAAAAAAGTGGTAAAACAGGCCAGAGCAGATAATGATCCTGTCGATACAAGTGACAAAGGCGGGTGGGATGTGCCAATTGGAATTCTTTGCATGGTGCTGGGATCCGTGTTCATCTACAGTATGTTATTTTCAATCGGAAACTGGATATATGAAGAATATATGCTTGCAATAATACTAACAGCAATCGTTATAATCTCAGGATTTTTTTTGTTCCGGGTATGGAGGAAGCTTAAAATGGATTAA
- a CDS encoding sugar phosphate nucleotidyltransferase yields MKPALLIMAAGIGSRYGTLKQMDRVGPSGETIIDYSVFDAIRAGFEKVVFIIRRDIENDFKEVVLRKLEGKVNLDYVFQELSSIPPGSLVPADRLKPWGTGHAVLMAADKIKTPFAVINSDDYYGYSSFDMTAKFLSGLQMDDTNTYCLAGYHIKNTLSEHGFVSRGICQISADGYLKTIVERTHVSKTKKDIRYQDEDGNFKLLDEKTIVSMNIWGFTPLLFVYLKKYFNEFIRINAGSISAEFLLPSVIGDLVSKEIIQVKVLDSHEKWFGMTYQEDREKVIHNIRNLVAKGRYPENLWN; encoded by the coding sequence ATGAAACCAGCATTATTGATTATGGCTGCCGGTATCGGTAGCAGGTATGGAACTCTGAAACAGATGGATAGAGTTGGTCCATCAGGCGAAACCATCATCGACTATTCTGTCTTCGATGCCATAAGAGCTGGATTTGAAAAGGTAGTTTTTATTATCCGGAGGGATATAGAAAATGATTTCAAAGAGGTTGTTTTGAGGAAACTTGAAGGCAAAGTCAATCTTGATTATGTATTTCAGGAACTTTCCAGTATCCCTCCAGGTTCCTTGGTTCCTGCTGATCGCCTGAAGCCATGGGGCACGGGGCATGCTGTGTTAATGGCAGCTGATAAAATAAAAACACCATTTGCTGTTATCAATTCCGACGATTATTATGGCTATAGTTCTTTTGATATGACCGCAAAATTTCTTTCCGGTCTACAAATGGATGACACAAATACATACTGTCTTGCCGGCTACCACATAAAAAATACCTTGTCGGAACATGGTTTTGTTTCCAGGGGAATATGTCAGATTTCTGCTGATGGTTATCTGAAAACTATCGTCGAAAGAACCCATGTTTCAAAAACAAAAAAGGATATCAGGTATCAGGATGAGGATGGGAATTTCAAATTACTAGATGAAAAAACCATTGTGTCGATGAATATATGGGGTTTTACACCATTATTATTTGTTTATCTCAAAAAATACTTTAATGAATTTATCAGGATAAATGCAGGGAGCATCAGCGCTGAGTTTTTATTGCCATCTGTCATTGGCGACCTTGTCAGTAAGGAAATAATCCAGGTTAAAGTCCTGGACAGTCATGAAAAATGGTTTGGAATGACCTATCAGGAAGACAGGGAAAAGGTTATTCACAATATCAGGAATCTTGTCGCAAAAGGGCGTTATCCTGAAAACCTCTGGAACTAA
- a CDS encoding aminoglycoside phosphotransferase family protein: MQSDLLYRIPSIISYFLIKGNYSGCEPYGSGHIHDTFLIRTGQKEMPDYILQKINNHIFRDIPALMENIQIVTSHIRKRLISIPGSNPDRETLMCIPANNGQLYYQDSQSDYWRVYQYINDSYTYQKVSDVHQAFEAGRIIGRFQALLSDLDANLHETIPGFHDLFKREMEFDKAVMDDPLNRLLNIREEYTFVKAQCDKLREMSDELHTLGIPVRVTHNDTKFNNILFDSDGRALCLIDLDTVMHGYIHYDYGDAIRTLANSASEDEEDIENVHFNHIFYEAFNRSYLQEVESFFTPEERKWLPFSPNYMTFIIGLRFLTDYLNGDKYFKIHRPEHNLKRARVQFRLIRCIEEYQSS, encoded by the coding sequence ATGCAAAGTGACTTACTTTACAGAATACCATCAATTATCAGTTATTTTCTGATCAAGGGGAATTATTCAGGTTGCGAACCCTATGGTTCGGGACATATACATGATACATTTCTTATCAGGACTGGTCAAAAGGAGATGCCGGATTATATCCTTCAGAAGATCAACAATCATATTTTCAGGGACATTCCTGCTCTGATGGAAAATATCCAAATAGTGACCTCTCATATACGTAAACGCCTGATTTCTATACCTGGCAGTAATCCCGACAGGGAAACACTTATGTGTATCCCGGCAAATAATGGTCAATTATATTATCAGGATTCTCAATCGGATTACTGGAGAGTTTATCAATATATTAATGATAGTTATACTTATCAAAAGGTAAGCGATGTGCACCAGGCTTTTGAGGCAGGCAGAATTATCGGCAGATTTCAGGCTTTGCTTTCTGACCTGGATGCCAACTTACATGAAACCATTCCAGGTTTCCATGATCTATTTAAACGTGAAATGGAATTTGATAAGGCTGTTATGGATGATCCATTAAACAGGTTATTGAATATCAGGGAAGAATACACGTTTGTTAAAGCGCAGTGCGATAAGTTAAGAGAGATGAGTGATGAGTTACATACATTGGGAATACCTGTGAGAGTGACACATAATGATACCAAGTTCAATAATATCCTGTTTGATTCTGATGGACGTGCATTATGTTTAATTGATCTTGATACTGTGATGCATGGATATATCCATTATGATTATGGTGATGCCATCAGGACCCTTGCCAATTCGGCTTCAGAAGATGAAGAGGATATTGAGAATGTACATTTTAATCATATATTCTATGAAGCCTTTAACAGGAGTTATTTACAGGAAGTTGAATCATTTTTTACCCCCGAAGAAAGAAAATGGCTTCCTTTCTCACCAAACTATATGACTTTTATTATCGGACTGAGGTTTCTGACTGACTATTTAAATGGTGATAAGTATTTTAAGATCCATCGCCCAGAGCACAATTTAAAGAGAGCCAGGGTACAGTTCAGATTGATCCGGTGTATTGAAGAATACCAATCATCTTAA
- a CDS encoding thioredoxin translates to MKRIVLMVLSFSTFFVLEAQEKNKIIMDSILQKEVLVGYCTREGLQTGEFAKSYTTEYRYYNPNPKICATLGKYINKYKITVVLGSWCSDTKEQVPRFFKVMDQLKYKERKLTLICVDRAKTARTMDISGLKIEKVPTFIIYKRKCEIGRIIETPLISLEDDLLDIILKSSAKK, encoded by the coding sequence ATGAAAAGAATAGTTTTGATGGTCCTATCTTTCTCCACTTTTTTTGTTCTTGAGGCGCAGGAAAAGAATAAGATCATTATGGATTCCATACTGCAAAAAGAAGTTCTTGTTGGATATTGCACCCGTGAAGGATTGCAAACCGGGGAATTTGCCAAATCATATACTACTGAATATAGATATTATAATCCCAATCCTAAAATTTGTGCCACCCTTGGAAAGTACATCAACAAATACAAAATAACTGTGGTGTTGGGTTCATGGTGCAGTGATACCAAGGAACAAGTTCCACGGTTTTTCAAAGTAATGGATCAACTGAAATATAAAGAAAGAAAACTGACGTTAATATGTGTAGATCGTGCCAAAACGGCACGTACAATGGATATCAGCGGACTGAAGATAGAAAAAGTACCTACATTCATCATTTACAAACGTAAATGCGAAATAGGCCGGATTATTGAAACGCCTCTAATAAGCCTGGAAGACGATTTGCTGGATATTATTTTAAAATCATCTGCAAAGAAATAG
- the panC gene encoding pantoate--beta-alanine ligase, producing MIISKRINETKVTLDLCRKRGMTIGFVPTMGALHQGHLELVKRAKRENDYMMCSIFVNPIQFNNKSDLEKYPRETESDLEKLKKNGCDLLFMPSEEEMYPEPVTTVFDFGQLDKLMEGQYRPGHFNGVAIVVKKLFEIIEPDRAYFGEKDFQQLAIVRHMNKTLDKPVQIVACPTVREQDGLAMSSRNTRLTPGERALAPFIYQVLQGVKNNAGKQSVAELKSWVSNQFDKYPAMRLEYFAIVEMQTLTPIEKWDNSPNIIACIAVYLGNVRLIDNIVLFS from the coding sequence ATGATCATCAGTAAACGCATTAATGAGACAAAAGTCACCCTTGATTTATGCCGGAAGCGGGGCATGACAATTGGATTTGTTCCCACAATGGGTGCCTTACACCAAGGCCATCTGGAATTGGTAAAAAGAGCCAAAAGGGAAAATGATTATATGATGTGCAGTATTTTTGTCAATCCAATACAATTCAATAACAAATCGGACCTTGAAAAATATCCCAGAGAAACTGAATCGGACCTTGAAAAACTCAAAAAAAATGGTTGTGATTTATTATTCATGCCGTCTGAGGAAGAGATGTACCCTGAACCTGTGACCACTGTTTTTGATTTTGGTCAACTCGACAAATTGATGGAAGGTCAATACCGGCCGGGACATTTTAACGGAGTAGCCATTGTCGTAAAGAAATTATTTGAAATCATTGAACCTGATAGGGCTTATTTTGGCGAGAAAGATTTTCAGCAGCTGGCCATCGTAAGGCATATGAATAAAACACTGGACAAGCCTGTTCAAATTGTCGCCTGTCCAACAGTCAGGGAACAGGATGGTCTGGCTATGAGTTCAAGAAATACTCGCCTGACCCCTGGAGAAAGAGCATTGGCTCCATTTATTTATCAGGTTCTGCAAGGCGTAAAAAATAATGCAGGCAAACAATCAGTTGCAGAACTTAAAAGTTGGGTCAGCAATCAGTTTGACAAATATCCGGCTATGAGGCTTGAATATTTTGCGATAGTTGAGATGCAAACTCTAACTCCCATTGAAAAATGGGACAACAGCCCGAATATTATTGCCTGTATAGCTGTTTATCTCGGTAATGTCAGACTTATAGATAATATCGTTTTATTTTCGTAA
- a CDS encoding aspartate 1-decarboxylase, whose amino-acid sequence MRIDILKSKIHRATITGADLNYAGSIAIDEDLMDAANLIENEKVEVYNLNNGERLETYIIKEGRGTGIVAINGAAARKAMVGDMVIIASYASMDFDEARQFTPTIIYPNNRNKLI is encoded by the coding sequence ATGAGGATTGATATTTTAAAATCAAAAATACACCGGGCCACTATTACCGGTGCTGACCTGAATTATGCTGGCAGCATCGCCATTGATGAAGATCTCATGGATGCAGCGAATCTCATTGAAAATGAAAAAGTAGAGGTATATAATCTTAACAACGGAGAACGGTTGGAAACATATATTATTAAAGAGGGACGGGGAACAGGAATTGTTGCAATCAACGGTGCGGCGGCACGTAAAGCCATGGTTGGAGATATGGTAATTATAGCTTCCTATGCCAGCATGGATTTTGATGAAGCCAGGCAATTTACTCCTACCATCATATATCCAAATAATCGGAATAAATTAATCTGA
- a CDS encoding lysylphosphatidylglycerol synthase transmembrane domain-containing protein encodes MKKTIITVGKFLFFLAIGLFFIWIFMRNLTAEEKKEILQSFRQANYWWIFLSMGLGILSHIGRTLRWKMLIEPMGYNPRFRNVFFSVFIGYFANLALPRLGEISRCGVLTKYEKIPFQKSFGTVVTERAVDLLTFIILFFINLALQFNKVHLYIEEKIYRPLSEKFSNSLVDNYFLIGFLAILLFGIFFLFFFRRKVAHAKVYLKIKEFIFGFIEGLKSLTKIKRPWLFVFYSIFIWLLYFVMTYVVFSCLPETKSLSLIAGFAVFIFASIGIIVVQGGIGIYPAIVAETLFIYNIAEPKGYAMGWLLWTGQTVMIIVAGLISLTLLPMLNRTNNGKT; translated from the coding sequence GTGAAGAAGACTATCATCACTGTTGGAAAATTTCTTTTTTTCCTTGCCATAGGATTATTTTTCATATGGATTTTTATGCGTAATCTGACAGCAGAGGAGAAAAAAGAAATCCTGCAATCTTTCCGTCAGGCCAACTATTGGTGGATCTTCCTTTCGATGGGTTTGGGTATTCTCAGTCACATAGGCCGGACTCTGCGATGGAAAATGCTCATAGAACCCATGGGGTATAATCCCAGATTCCGAAATGTTTTTTTTTCTGTTTTTATAGGATATTTTGCCAACCTGGCCCTGCCCCGCCTTGGAGAGATCAGCCGCTGCGGAGTATTGACAAAATATGAAAAAATACCATTTCAAAAATCCTTCGGAACAGTGGTCACTGAGCGCGCTGTTGACCTTCTGACCTTTATAATTCTTTTCTTTATCAACCTTGCCCTCCAATTCAACAAGGTGCACCTTTATATAGAAGAGAAGATATATCGGCCATTATCTGAAAAATTCAGCAATTCTCTTGTGGATAATTATTTCCTGATAGGTTTTTTGGCCATTCTTTTATTTGGCATTTTTTTTCTTTTTTTCTTCAGAAGAAAAGTTGCACACGCGAAAGTTTATTTGAAAATCAAAGAGTTCATCTTCGGATTTATTGAGGGATTGAAATCTCTCACCAAAATAAAACGCCCATGGTTATTTGTGTTTTATAGTATTTTTATCTGGCTGTTATACTTTGTAATGACCTATGTTGTTTTCTCATGCCTGCCTGAAACAAAGTCACTCAGCCTCATTGCCGGATTTGCCGTTTTTATCTTTGCCAGTATCGGCATCATTGTCGTCCAGGGAGGTATCGGCATATATCCGGCTATCGTTGCTGAAACGTTGTTTATATATAACATCGCTGAACCCAAAGGATATGCTATGGGATGGTTACTTTGGACGGGACAGACGGTCATGATCATTGTTGCAGGACTAATTTCTTTAACTTTATTGCCAATGCTAAACAGAACAAACAATGGTAAAACGTGA